One Actinomyces marmotae DNA window includes the following coding sequences:
- the rpsE gene encoding 30S ribosomal protein S5, protein MAAPQRDRSASSDGSARNDENRGESRGRRDRNDRRDRNSGRGNDDKYIERVVTINRVSKVVKGGRRFTFTALVVVGDGEGTVGVGYGKAKEVPAAIAKAVEFAKKNFFRVPMIRRTIPHLVQGEDSAGVVLLRPASPGTGVIAGGPVRAVLDCAGIHDILSKSLGSSNAINIVHATVDALKKLEQPETVAARRGLPLEDVAPQSMLRARAEGEAEKRAEAEKKEAEKAAEGVEA, encoded by the coding sequence ATGGCTGCACCGCAGCGAGACAGGTCCGCGTCGTCCGACGGCTCGGCCCGCAACGATGAGAACCGTGGCGAGAGCCGCGGCCGTCGTGACCGCAATGACCGCCGTGACCGCAACTCCGGCCGCGGCAACGACGACAAGTACATCGAGCGCGTCGTCACCATCAACCGCGTGTCCAAGGTCGTCAAGGGCGGCCGCCGCTTCACCTTCACGGCGCTGGTCGTCGTCGGTGACGGCGAGGGCACGGTCGGAGTCGGCTACGGCAAGGCGAAGGAGGTGCCCGCCGCGATCGCCAAGGCCGTGGAGTTCGCGAAGAAGAACTTCTTCCGCGTCCCGATGATCCGCCGCACCATCCCCCACCTGGTCCAGGGCGAGGACTCCGCCGGAGTCGTCCTCCTGCGCCCGGCCTCCCCCGGAACCGGTGTTATCGCCGGTGGCCCGGTGCGCGCCGTGCTGGACTGCGCCGGCATCCACGACATCCTGTCGAAGTCGCTTGGCTCCTCGAACGCGATCAACATCGTCCACGCGACGGTCGACGCGCTCAAGAAGCTTGAGCAGCCCGAGACGGTTGCCGCCCGCCGCGGTCTTCCCCTGGAGGACGTCGCCCCGCAGTCCATGCTGCGGGCCCGCGCCGAGGGAGAGGCCGAGAAGCGCGCCGAGGCGGAGAAGAAGGAGGCCGAGAAGGCCGCTGAAGGAGTGGAGGCGTGA
- the rpmD gene encoding 50S ribosomal protein L30: protein MADTKTASTKQLKVTQVRSGIGGTHRQRETLKSLGLRKIRQSTVREDTPTVRGMIATVHHLVTVEEV, encoded by the coding sequence ATGGCTGACACCAAGACCGCGAGCACGAAGCAGCTCAAGGTGACCCAGGTCCGCTCCGGTATCGGTGGCACCCACCGCCAGCGCGAGACCCTCAAGTCCCTCGGCCTGCGCAAGATCCGCCAGTCCACTGTTCGCGAGGACACCCCCACCGTGCGCGGCATGATCGCGACGGTGCACCACCTCGTGACCGTTGAGGAGGTCTGA
- the rplO gene encoding 50S ribosomal protein L15 has translation MADTKKASEKAAENAAESGTEKVRVVKLHHLRPAPGAKKAKTRVGRGEGSKGKTAGRGTKGTKARYQVRPGFEGGQMPLHMRLPKLRGFRNPNRVEFQPVNVGRIAELFPSGGTVTVADLVAAGAVRHGYLVKVLGGGDVSVKLTVKADAWSASAKEKIEAAGGTIELSED, from the coding sequence ATGGCAGACACCAAGAAGGCCTCTGAGAAGGCCGCCGAGAACGCCGCTGAGTCCGGGACGGAGAAGGTGCGCGTCGTCAAGTTGCACCACCTCCGCCCCGCCCCGGGCGCCAAGAAGGCCAAGACCCGCGTGGGTCGCGGTGAGGGCTCCAAGGGCAAGACGGCCGGTCGTGGCACCAAGGGCACGAAGGCCCGCTACCAGGTGCGCCCCGGCTTTGAGGGCGGCCAGATGCCGCTGCACATGCGCCTGCCCAAGCTCCGCGGGTTCCGCAACCCGAACCGCGTGGAGTTCCAGCCGGTCAACGTCGGCCGCATCGCCGAGCTGTTCCCCTCGGGCGGGACGGTCACGGTGGCTGACCTCGTGGCCGCTGGCGCCGTGCGCCACGGGTACCTGGTCAAGGTTCTCGGCGGCGGGGATGTCTCCGTCAAGTTGACGGTCAAGGCGGACGCCTGGTCGGCCTCCGCCAAGGAGAAGATCGAGGCCGCTGGCGGCACGATCGAGCTCTCCGAGGACTGA